One window from the genome of Thalassospira xiamenensis M-5 = DSM 17429 encodes:
- a CDS encoding phosphatidylglycerophosphatase A — MRLSQFMLTCAATWFYSGRTTKAPGTMGSLAAVPVGWAIAVLLGYPALLAGIVIVFLVGIPISHKYSEMIGVHDPGEIVIDEVAGQWLCILVVPLGNGLADLGWLAAAFVMFRFFDILKPWPIRWIDRRISGGFGIMLDDILAGIFGMFVLIAARYFAGV, encoded by the coding sequence ATGCGTTTATCCCAATTCATGCTGACCTGTGCTGCAACATGGTTTTACAGCGGACGAACCACCAAGGCACCTGGCACGATGGGATCGCTGGCCGCTGTTCCTGTGGGCTGGGCAATTGCCGTTTTGCTGGGATACCCGGCTCTGTTGGCCGGAATTGTCATCGTATTCCTTGTCGGAATTCCGATTTCCCATAAATACAGCGAGATGATCGGGGTTCACGATCCCGGTGAAATCGTCATCGACGAAGTTGCAGGGCAATGGCTTTGCATACTTGTCGTTCCGCTGGGCAACGGGCTTGCCGATCTCGGCTGGCTGGCGGCGGCATTTGTCATGTTCCGGTTTTTCGATATTCTGAAACCCTGGCCGATCCGCTGGATCGACCGCCGGATCAGCGGCGGTTTTGGCATCATGCTTGATGACATCCTTGCGGGCATATTTGGCATGTTTGTATTGATCGCCGCCCGCTACTTTGCAGGAGTTTGA
- the lpdA gene encoding dihydrolipoyl dehydrogenase produces MADNNFDLIVVGAGPGGYVTAIRAAQLGLKTAVVEREHLGGICLNWGCIPTKALLRSAEVYRNMQHAKSFGLSCEKPSFDLDAVIQRSRGVSKQLSGGVGHLLKKNKITVINGEAKFDGPKKIKVEGKDAGTYTAKNYIIATGARARSLPGLEADGKVVWDYKKAMTPDKMPKSLVVVGSGAIGIEFASFYHTMGAEVTVVEIMSQIMPVEDKEVAALAQKMMTKDGMKILTEAKVANLKRNADNVVVTIETKDGKKQELTVDRVISAVGVIGNTENLGLETTKVKVDRNVIDTNEYSATAEPGIYAIGDVAGPPMLAHKAEHEGVICVEKIAGVKGVHPLDPRKIPGCTYCHPQVASVGLTEAKAKEAGYDVKVGKFPFIGNGKAVALGEAEGLVKTVFDAKTGELLGAHMVGAEVTELIQGFVVAMGLETTEEDLMHTVFPHPTLSEMMHESVLDAYGRAIHF; encoded by the coding sequence ATGGCGGATAACAATTTCGACTTAATCGTTGTTGGCGCGGGCCCTGGTGGCTATGTCACGGCCATTCGTGCCGCACAGCTTGGCCTGAAAACCGCGGTTGTTGAACGCGAACATCTTGGCGGCATCTGCCTGAACTGGGGCTGTATTCCGACCAAGGCCCTGCTGCGTTCGGCAGAAGTCTATCGCAACATGCAGCATGCCAAGTCATTCGGTCTGTCATGCGAAAAGCCTTCCTTTGATCTGGATGCAGTCATTCAGCGTTCGCGCGGTGTTTCCAAGCAGCTTTCGGGTGGTGTTGGCCATCTTCTGAAGAAGAACAAGATCACCGTGATCAACGGCGAAGCCAAATTCGACGGTCCGAAAAAGATCAAGGTCGAAGGCAAGGATGCCGGCACCTATACCGCGAAGAATTACATTATCGCGACCGGTGCACGGGCGCGGTCCCTGCCGGGGCTGGAAGCCGATGGCAAGGTGGTCTGGGACTATAAAAAGGCGATGACGCCTGACAAGATGCCCAAAAGCCTTGTGGTTGTCGGTTCAGGCGCGATTGGTATCGAATTTGCCAGCTTCTATCACACCATGGGTGCGGAAGTGACGGTGGTCGAAATCATGTCGCAGATCATGCCGGTCGAAGACAAGGAAGTGGCCGCCCTTGCACAGAAGATGATGACCAAGGACGGGATGAAAATCCTGACAGAAGCCAAGGTCGCGAACCTTAAGCGCAACGCCGACAATGTTGTTGTCACGATTGAAACCAAGGACGGCAAGAAACAGGAATTGACTGTTGATCGCGTGATTTCCGCGGTTGGTGTGATCGGCAATACCGAAAATCTCGGTCTGGAAACCACCAAGGTCAAGGTTGATCGCAACGTCATTGATACGAACGAGTATTCGGCAACGGCAGAACCGGGCATTTATGCCATTGGTGACGTCGCAGGCCCGCCGATGCTGGCGCATAAGGCAGAGCATGAAGGCGTCATCTGCGTTGAAAAGATTGCCGGTGTCAAAGGGGTTCACCCGCTTGATCCGCGCAAGATTCCGGGGTGCACCTATTGCCATCCGCAGGTGGCAAGTGTCGGTCTGACCGAAGCCAAAGCCAAGGAAGCCGGTTACGACGTCAAGGTCGGCAAATTCCCGTTCATCGGCAATGGCAAGGCGGTTGCACTGGGCGAGGCCGAAGGTCTGGTCAAAACGGTGTTTGATGCCAAGACCGGTGAATTGCTTGGTGCGCACATGGTTGGTGCCGAAGTGACCGAGCTGATCCAGGGCTTTGTCGTGGCCATGGGCCTCGAAACGACCGAAGAAGATCTGATGCATACGGTATTCCCGCATCCGACCCTTTCGGAAATGATGCATGAGTCGGTCCTTGACGCCTATGGGCGTGCGATCCACTTCTAG
- a CDS encoding pyruvate dehydrogenase complex dihydrolipoamide acetyltransferase has product MPVKILMPALSPTMTEGTLAKWLVKEGDTVESGDVIAEIETDKATMEVEAVDEGKIGKILVYEGSEGVAVNEVIALLLEEGEDASALDGADTSSASVGGGDAEPAAEAPKQEASKPEAAPAKGLAPAAPVSGGDRIKASPLARRIAANEGVDLGKVEGSGPRGRVVKRDVEAAMSSKPADKAASAAASSAPAGEKPAAAPQAPVASGWNPDLTGLPEYEEIPNSSMRKVIARRLTQSKQQVPHFYLTVDCELDNLLATRKQLNEKAGEGVKVSVNDFVIRAASIALKRVPAANAVWTDAAILQSKQQDISVAVAIEGGLITPVIRNAGGKGLAEISTEMKALAGKAREGKLKPEEFQGGTFSVSNLGMFGIKEFSAIINPPQGCILAVGAGEQRAVVKDGALAIATVMSCTLSVDHRVVDGAIGAEFMAEFKKLIEDPLSMLL; this is encoded by the coding sequence ATGCCTGTTAAGATATTGATGCCGGCTCTGTCGCCGACCATGACCGAAGGCACCTTGGCGAAATGGCTTGTCAAGGAAGGCGACACCGTTGAGTCAGGTGACGTCATTGCCGAAATCGAAACCGATAAAGCCACGATGGAAGTTGAAGCCGTCGACGAAGGCAAAATCGGTAAAATCCTTGTTTACGAAGGCAGCGAAGGCGTTGCCGTGAACGAGGTTATCGCACTTCTTCTGGAAGAAGGCGAAGATGCCAGCGCCCTTGACGGGGCGGATACGTCTTCGGCGTCTGTTGGCGGCGGCGATGCCGAACCGGCAGCCGAGGCACCGAAACAGGAAGCGTCCAAGCCAGAAGCCGCCCCGGCAAAAGGCCTGGCACCTGCGGCACCTGTTTCCGGTGGGGATCGTATCAAGGCAAGCCCATTGGCGCGTCGTATTGCAGCCAATGAAGGCGTTGATCTTGGCAAGGTCGAGGGTTCAGGCCCGCGTGGTCGTGTTGTGAAACGCGATGTCGAAGCCGCGATGTCGTCCAAACCGGCCGATAAAGCTGCTTCTGCTGCTGCTTCTTCGGCTCCTGCTGGCGAGAAACCGGCGGCAGCCCCGCAGGCACCGGTGGCGTCTGGCTGGAACCCGGATCTGACCGGTTTGCCGGAATACGAAGAAATCCCGAACAGCTCGATGCGCAAGGTTATTGCCCGTCGTCTGACCCAGTCCAAACAGCAGGTTCCGCATTTCTACCTGACGGTCGATTGCGAACTCGACAATCTGCTTGCCACCCGCAAGCAGCTTAACGAGAAGGCCGGCGAGGGTGTGAAGGTTTCGGTCAATGATTTCGTCATTCGTGCCGCATCCATTGCGCTTAAACGCGTACCGGCAGCCAATGCGGTTTGGACCGATGCGGCCATCCTGCAGAGCAAGCAGCAGGACATTTCGGTGGCGGTTGCCATCGAGGGCGGCCTGATCACCCCGGTTATCCGCAATGCGGGTGGCAAGGGGCTTGCCGAAATCTCGACCGAGATGAAGGCACTGGCTGGCAAGGCACGCGAAGGCAAGCTGAAACCGGAAGAATTCCAGGGCGGGACTTTCTCTGTCTCTAACCTTGGCATGTTTGGCATCAAGGAATTCTCTGCCATCATCAACCCGCCGCAGGGCTGCATTCTGGCCGTTGGTGCCGGTGAACAGCGCGCGGTTGTCAAGGACGGCGCCTTGGCTATTGCCACCGTCATGAGCTGCACGCTTTCGGTCGACCATCGTGTGGTCGATGGTGCGATCGGTGCTGAATTCATGGCTGAATTCAAAAAGCTGATCGAAGATCCGCTGAGCATGTTGCTCTGA
- a CDS encoding lytic transglycosylase domain-containing protein, translated as MAHASFCGVSICALALGMFTLLTPIGDKALAASQDKNILTELPPSPAFSSVSRARLNVFLDALEDGRTKTFEKLLPNFDDPLLQKASEWMWLISPNSGRSFEEITNFIDANPKWPSQSLLRQRAEEAMTDAVPDDVVLAWFKRSAPVTADGATRQIKALLVTGEIEAATTLIRNSWVNENFGTGQEKRFLDRYGKYIDQETHQQRLDRLLWEGRLGPASRTEKYVSNDYLLLAKARAALRSLDPGVDGAINRVPKKYQNDPGLIYERVRWRRIKDRDQEARDLLLSQANDLAYISIRPQYWWIEKAILARRALQKGHITDAYRLVANHGQSDAGDIAEAEWFAGWIALEFLGDARIALTHFQNQYDVVQYPISRARGAYWAGRANDAIGDKEKAREWYRLAADHAHTFYGQLAIDALGAKPTYSVEQPVPTEQQRADFESQELTQVTRKLGEMGLGNIIRPFVMALVYAHDEPEYLAMATDLAREYGRADLAIIAAKRSIRTGSGYLDAAYPIHEQVPLGHNPDPALVHAIMRQESLFNPEAVSSAGARGLMQLMPATAERMAKDLDLEYETARLTADPGFNISLGREYLSKLLDRWDGEEILTIASYNAGPSRVRQWIAEYGDPRDADVDPVDWIEMIPYSETRNYVQRVMEGTYVYRRRFARDEIAMGQQDETPSNSQ; from the coding sequence ATGGCGCATGCGTCTTTCTGCGGTGTTTCGATCTGCGCATTGGCACTCGGTATGTTCACTTTGCTGACGCCGATTGGCGATAAGGCATTGGCCGCAAGTCAGGATAAAAATATCCTGACCGAACTGCCGCCATCACCGGCGTTTTCGTCGGTTAGCCGTGCGCGGCTGAATGTTTTTCTTGATGCGCTGGAAGACGGCCGCACAAAAACATTCGAAAAACTTCTTCCCAACTTTGACGACCCGCTGCTTCAGAAAGCCAGCGAGTGGATGTGGCTGATCAGCCCGAATTCCGGCCGCAGTTTCGAAGAAATCACAAATTTCATTGATGCCAATCCGAAATGGCCCAGTCAGTCACTGCTGCGTCAGCGCGCCGAAGAAGCCATGACTGATGCCGTTCCAGACGATGTCGTACTGGCATGGTTCAAGCGGTCCGCACCGGTTACGGCAGACGGTGCCACCCGCCAGATAAAGGCGCTTCTGGTGACCGGCGAAATCGAAGCCGCAACCACCCTCATACGCAACAGCTGGGTGAATGAAAACTTTGGCACCGGTCAGGAGAAGCGTTTTCTGGATCGATACGGCAAATATATCGATCAGGAAACCCATCAACAGCGCCTTGACCGCCTTCTGTGGGAGGGTCGTCTTGGACCGGCAAGCCGCACTGAAAAATATGTCAGCAACGATTATCTTTTGCTGGCCAAGGCACGCGCAGCCTTGCGGTCGCTCGACCCCGGTGTTGACGGCGCAATCAACCGTGTCCCCAAAAAATACCAGAACGATCCGGGCCTTATCTATGAACGCGTTCGCTGGCGCCGGATAAAGGACCGCGATCAGGAAGCGCGTGACCTGCTGCTCTCGCAGGCCAATGATCTCGCCTATATTTCAATCCGGCCGCAATACTGGTGGATTGAAAAGGCGATTCTTGCGCGCCGCGCCCTTCAGAAGGGGCATATTACCGATGCCTATCGTCTGGTTGCCAATCATGGCCAAAGTGATGCAGGTGATATCGCCGAGGCAGAATGGTTTGCCGGATGGATCGCCCTTGAATTCCTGGGCGATGCCCGCATCGCGCTGACCCATTTCCAGAACCAGTATGACGTCGTGCAATACCCGATCAGCCGTGCACGCGGAGCCTATTGGGCCGGCCGGGCCAACGATGCGATTGGGGACAAGGAAAAGGCGCGCGAATGGTACAGGCTGGCAGCCGATCACGCCCATACCTTCTATGGCCAGCTTGCCATTGATGCACTGGGTGCCAAGCCCACCTACTCTGTTGAACAACCCGTCCCGACGGAACAGCAACGCGCCGATTTCGAATCGCAGGAACTGACACAGGTTACCCGCAAACTTGGCGAGATGGGCCTTGGCAACATCATTCGTCCGTTTGTCATGGCGCTTGTTTATGCGCATGACGAGCCGGAATATCTCGCCATGGCAACCGATCTTGCGCGCGAATATGGCCGTGCCGACCTTGCAATCATTGCCGCCAAACGCAGCATCCGGACCGGTAGCGGATATCTGGATGCCGCCTATCCCATTCATGAACAGGTACCGCTTGGTCACAATCCCGACCCCGCACTGGTCCACGCAATCATGCGTCAGGAAAGCCTGTTTAACCCCGAAGCCGTTTCGTCGGCCGGTGCACGCGGCCTGATGCAGTTGATGCCTGCAACCGCCGAACGCATGGCCAAGGACCTTGATCTTGAATACGAAACCGCGCGTCTGACTGCCGATCCGGGCTTCAATATCTCGCTGGGGCGCGAATATCTTTCGAAACTTCTGGATCGCTGGGATGGTGAAGAAATACTGACCATCGCCAGCTATAACGCCGGTCCAAGCCGCGTAAGACAGTGGATTGCAGAATATGGTGATCCACGAGACGCCGATGTTGACCCGGTCGACTGGATCGAAATGATCCCCTATAGCGAGACACGCAATTACGTCCAGCGGGTTATGGAAGGCACCTATGTCTATCGCCGACGCTTCGCACGCGACGAAATCGCAATGGGTCAGCAGGATGAAACACCCTCAAATTCCCAGTGA
- a CDS encoding haloacid dehalogenase type II, which translates to MSENALTSCRAFVFDAYGTLFDVGSAVDRFKETIGDEADRLSSIWRQKQLEYTWLRSLMGDFTDFWNVTGDALDYAMAATGKKDPALRAKLMETYLSLDTFPEVVETLKTLKSQGHKLAILSNGAKHMLISAAKASGILSLFDQIICVDDIKTYKPHPDVYQLAVDQLELTPAEISFQSSNGWDIAGAGHFGFRTAWINRTHQPTERLSHSADVVLKGLDELLPLVAQPEKA; encoded by the coding sequence ATGTCAGAAAATGCACTTACTTCCTGCCGCGCATTCGTTTTCGATGCCTATGGTACCCTGTTCGACGTTGGATCGGCCGTTGACCGGTTCAAGGAAACCATCGGGGATGAAGCAGACCGGCTTTCAAGTATCTGGCGCCAAAAGCAGCTTGAATATACATGGCTGCGCAGTCTGATGGGCGACTTCACTGATTTCTGGAATGTCACCGGTGACGCTCTTGATTACGCCATGGCAGCAACCGGAAAAAAAGACCCCGCCCTTCGCGCAAAACTCATGGAAACCTATCTGTCGCTTGATACTTTCCCCGAAGTTGTTGAAACCCTGAAAACACTTAAATCCCAAGGGCACAAGCTGGCGATCCTCTCGAACGGCGCCAAACATATGCTGATTTCAGCCGCAAAGGCATCCGGGATTCTGTCACTGTTTGACCAGATCATCTGTGTGGATGATATCAAAACGTATAAACCGCACCCCGATGTCTATCAGCTTGCGGTCGACCAGCTAGAATTGACGCCCGCCGAAATATCATTCCAGTCGTCTAACGGATGGGATATTGCCGGTGCCGGGCATTTCGGGTTCCGCACGGCCTGGATCAACCGGACACATCAGCCAACAGAACGCCTGTCTCATAGCGCAGACGTGGTTTTAAAAGGTCTGGACGAGCTGCTGCCGCTGGTCGCGCAGCCGGAAAAAGCCTGA
- the lipA gene encoding lipoyl synthase codes for MSTARNEAQALRHPEKQKRPDRPSGRKPEWIRVKAPTSKGYQETRELARGLNLHTVCEEAACPNIGECWQKKHASFMIMGDTCTRACSFCNVKTGMPGALDPFEPENLAMAVADMALKHVVITSVDRDDLADGGAAHFARVIEAIRHKSPETTIEILTPDFRDKPGAVEIVARARPDVFNHNLETVPRLYTSIRPGARYYQSLRILDRVKQIDPTIFTKSGLMVGFGEERHELAQVMDDLRVADVDFLTIGQYLQPTLKHEPVNRFVTPDEFKDYASMARGKGFLMVSATPLTRSSYHADRDFEELRKARERKLAAADEAKARMQATTAAQ; via the coding sequence ATGTCGACGGCGCGCAACGAAGCACAGGCACTTCGTCACCCGGAAAAGCAGAAACGCCCGGATCGTCCGTCCGGACGCAAGCCCGAATGGATTCGCGTCAAGGCGCCAACCTCGAAGGGGTATCAGGAAACGCGCGAACTTGCGCGCGGCCTTAATTTGCATACCGTCTGCGAAGAAGCGGCGTGCCCGAACATTGGTGAATGCTGGCAGAAGAAACACGCATCCTTCATGATCATGGGGGATACCTGCACGCGTGCCTGTTCGTTCTGTAACGTCAAGACCGGCATGCCCGGTGCGCTTGACCCGTTCGAGCCGGAAAACCTTGCGATGGCGGTTGCCGACATGGCGCTTAAACATGTCGTGATCACCTCGGTCGACCGTGATGATCTGGCCGATGGTGGGGCTGCACATTTTGCCCGCGTGATCGAGGCGATCCGCCATAAATCGCCGGAAACCACGATTGAAATTCTGACCCCCGATTTCCGCGATAAGCCAGGTGCCGTTGAAATCGTTGCCCGTGCACGTCCGGACGTTTTCAACCATAACCTTGAAACCGTTCCCAGACTCTATACCTCGATCCGGCCGGGCGCGCGCTATTACCAGTCGCTGCGCATTCTTGATCGCGTCAAACAGATTGATCCGACGATCTTTACCAAATCGGGCCTGATGGTCGGGTTTGGTGAAGAACGCCATGAACTGGCACAGGTCATGGACGATCTGCGGGTTGCGGATGTCGACTTCCTGACGATTGGCCAGTATTTGCAGCCAACCCTTAAGCACGAGCCGGTGAACCGCTTTGTGACGCCGGACGAATTCAAGGATTACGCCTCGATGGCACGCGGCAAGGGCTTCCTGATGGTGTCGGCAACGCCGCTGACGCGTTCAAGCTATCATGCGGACCGTGATTTCGAGGAACTGCGCAAGGCACGCGAAAGAAAGCTTGCGGCTGCTGACGAAGCCAAAGCCAGAATGCAGGCAACAACAGCGGCACAGTAA
- a CDS encoding bactofilin family protein — translation MFSKTSKRQQTTTNSHNSATEKRGGLSIINSDLRVTGDLISESDVQVDGFVNGDIRTRTLTIGQNGEVRGEIVAEKVRICGSVTGQVRARDVSLAETARMLGDILHESLSIEPGAHIEGHCRRIEGAVEEGGLTVIQAGQIVAANVKKEHKQ, via the coding sequence ATGTTTTCAAAAACGAGCAAGAGACAGCAGACAACGACTAATTCCCATAATTCGGCGACCGAAAAAAGAGGCGGTCTGTCGATTATCAATTCCGATCTTCGGGTTACCGGTGATCTGATCTCTGAATCAGATGTTCAGGTGGACGGTTTTGTGAATGGCGACATTCGCACGCGCACCCTGACAATTGGTCAGAACGGCGAAGTCCGCGGCGAGATTGTCGCCGAAAAGGTTCGCATTTGTGGTTCTGTCACCGGTCAGGTTCGCGCCCGGGACGTTTCACTGGCGGAAACGGCCCGTATGCTGGGCGATATCCTTCATGAAAGCCTGTCGATCGAACCGGGTGCCCATATCGAAGGCCATTGCCGTCGCATTGAAGGTGCCGTCGAAGAGGGCGGTCTTACCGTCATTCAGGCCGGTCAGATCGTTGCCGCGAACGTGAAGAAAGAACACAAACAATAA
- a CDS encoding CinA family protein, whose protein sequence is MNIEPDILARAENLIALCKSKGEMIATAESCTGGLIAGGLTAVDGSSSVVDCGFVTYSNEAKHGLIGVPQELLDTYGAVSEPVARAMAEGALIRAPLATLAVAVTGIAGPGGGSDEKPVGLVHLACAGKGRPILHRRRVYDGDRHAVRKATIIDAYDMLSEMVGKTG, encoded by the coding sequence ATGAACATCGAACCGGATATTCTTGCGCGCGCAGAAAACCTGATTGCCCTATGCAAATCCAAAGGCGAAATGATCGCAACCGCAGAATCCTGTACCGGCGGGCTTATAGCTGGCGGGCTAACGGCCGTTGATGGCAGTTCGTCCGTTGTCGATTGCGGCTTTGTGACTTATTCCAACGAAGCAAAACACGGCCTGATCGGCGTACCGCAGGAATTGCTTGATACCTATGGTGCCGTCTCAGAACCGGTCGCGCGCGCAATGGCCGAAGGCGCACTGATCCGCGCACCACTGGCAACACTGGCTGTCGCGGTTACCGGCATCGCCGGACCGGGCGGCGGATCAGATGAAAAACCGGTTGGTCTTGTCCATCTTGCGTGCGCCGGAAAAGGTCGGCCTATCCTGCACCGTCGCCGGGTCTATGACGGTGATCGCCACGCGGTACGCAAGGCAACCATCATCGACGCCTATGACATGCTTTCGGAAATGGTTGGCAAAACCGGTTAA
- a CDS encoding M23 family metallopeptidase, giving the protein MSAFERGRRLIEKWFPDRHILVRSNDSVSQVRIGKYAQLTLASVGVLAITWTVGVSGYSWYLDQRLAAREEQLFRSELSYNQLIARVTESQRRFGEITSQMEDTHRNLLSMAEKNLMLQARVQDYTSKLAVSEKEKVQISALRTSMDNQMNALQTQIDGITNRNLALRDELETVETVMSRVMRERDQAMQRSKKLQSELGEARQRIADLHTIQKQAMQRVAETADSTILELESVLEMTGLTMDEVITPPMKPQASGSGEVAGGVGGPFVAFEPENPEDEQFVNVALAVGDRMDQLVSLHERIKRTPLGEPADSYYLSSSFGKRKDPINGKWAFHSGVDLAGPMKTPIYATAPGKVVFAGWSGKYGKMVEIDHGNGLRTRFGHLYKVLVKKGDEVNLKGKIALMGSTGRSTGSHVHYEVLVHDKQVDPIKFIEAGHYVFKNEQETADND; this is encoded by the coding sequence ATGTCGGCGTTCGAACGTGGCCGTCGCCTGATTGAAAAATGGTTTCCGGACCGGCACATCCTTGTGCGGTCCAATGATTCCGTTTCTCAAGTGCGGATTGGCAAATACGCTCAACTGACATTGGCATCGGTCGGGGTCCTTGCGATCACCTGGACGGTCGGGGTATCAGGTTATTCCTGGTATCTTGATCAACGGCTTGCCGCGCGTGAAGAACAGCTGTTTCGCAGCGAGCTTTCCTACAATCAGTTGATCGCACGTGTCACCGAAAGCCAGCGCCGTTTTGGTGAAATCACCTCACAGATGGAAGATACCCACCGTAATCTTCTGTCGATGGCTGAAAAGAATTTGATGCTGCAGGCCCGGGTTCAGGATTACACCTCGAAACTGGCAGTCAGTGAAAAGGAAAAAGTCCAGATTTCCGCCTTGCGGACATCCATGGATAATCAGATGAACGCGCTACAGACCCAGATTGACGGTATTACCAACCGCAATCTTGCGTTGCGCGACGAACTGGAAACTGTCGAAACCGTCATGTCGCGGGTTATGCGTGAACGTGATCAGGCAATGCAGCGTTCGAAAAAACTGCAATCGGAACTTGGTGAAGCACGTCAGCGGATTGCCGATCTGCATACCATCCAGAAGCAGGCGATGCAGCGCGTGGCGGAAACCGCCGACAGCACCATTCTGGAGCTGGAATCGGTGCTGGAAATGACCGGTCTTACGATGGACGAGGTTATTACGCCGCCCATGAAGCCGCAGGCGTCTGGAAGCGGCGAAGTTGCCGGTGGTGTGGGGGGACCGTTTGTGGCGTTCGAGCCCGAGAACCCCGAGGACGAACAGTTTGTAAATGTGGCACTTGCCGTTGGTGATCGTATGGATCAGCTGGTAAGTCTGCATGAAAGAATAAAAAGAACCCCGTTGGGGGAGCCTGCGGATTCCTATTACCTGTCCAGTTCTTTCGGGAAGCGCAAGGATCCTATCAACGGTAAGTGGGCTTTTCATTCCGGCGTTGATCTTGCCGGGCCCATGAAAACACCAATCTATGCGACGGCCCCCGGAAAGGTGGTGTTCGCCGGATGGAGCGGAAAATACGGGAAGATGGTTGAAATTGACCATGGTAACGGCCTTCGAACCCGTTTCGGACATCTATACAAGGTCCTCGTCAAGAAGGGCGACGAAGTGAATTTAAAGGGCAAAATCGCATTGATGGGAAGTACCGGCCGTAGTACCGGCAGCCACGTGCACTATGAAGTTCTGGTTCACGATAAGCAGGTAGACCCCATCAAGTTTATTGAGGCGGGACATTATGTTTTCAAAAACGAGCAAGAGACAGCAGACAACGACTAA
- a CDS encoding type II toxin-antitoxin system RatA family toxin, with amino-acid sequence MPTHAERRKLPYTPEQLFDLVADIDSYSEFLPWCVASRVRKRDGDVLHADLVIGFKMFREKYTSKVTLQRPDRVDVEYLQGPFKYLNNHWVFEPAEDGGTWLDFFVDFEFRSALLQKMIGVVFNEAVKLMVGAFETRAHQVYGEPDKALSDR; translated from the coding sequence GTGCCGACGCATGCGGAGCGCAGGAAACTGCCCTATACGCCGGAACAGCTGTTTGACCTCGTCGCGGATATCGATTCCTATTCGGAATTTCTGCCATGGTGTGTGGCATCCCGTGTGCGCAAGCGCGATGGCGATGTTTTGCATGCCGATCTGGTGATCGGTTTCAAAATGTTTCGCGAAAAATACACATCAAAAGTCACGCTACAGCGCCCGGATCGGGTCGATGTCGAATATCTGCAGGGGCCGTTCAAGTACCTTAACAATCACTGGGTGTTTGAACCGGCGGAAGACGGTGGAACGTGGCTCGACTTCTTTGTCGATTTCGAATTCCGTTCTGCCCTGTTGCAGAAGATGATCGGGGTCGTGTTCAACGAGGCCGTCAAATTGATGGTCGGTGCATTTGAAACCCGCGCCCATCAGGTTTATGGCGAGCCGGACAAGGCCCTGTCAGATCGGTGA